Proteins encoded in a region of the Photobacterium profundum SS9 genome:
- the arcC gene encoding carbamate kinase, translating to MKPTAVVALGGNALLRRGDAPSFDNQLANIKVAAKAIAEIAKEYQVAIVHGNGPQVGLLALQNLAYDKVSPYPLDVLGAESEGMIGYMLAQELQNLMPDTQVATLLTRIEVDANDPSMLDPSKFVGPVYNEEEAGILAEANNWIMKRDGEFVRRVVPSPKPISILDKVSIDTLLAAGQVVICCGGGGIPVCRAEVGYQGVEGVIDKDLSATLLAKQLNADKLLILTDADAVYLDWGTDNQRALRKATPTELSEYDFPAGSMGPKVEAATDFATFGGRAYIGALEEGLEVLAERAGTCVSM from the coding sequence ATGAAACCCACAGCTGTAGTAGCCCTTGGCGGTAATGCATTGCTGCGTCGTGGCGATGCGCCCAGTTTTGACAACCAACTCGCGAACATCAAAGTAGCGGCAAAAGCCATTGCTGAAATAGCCAAAGAATACCAAGTTGCGATTGTCCATGGTAATGGTCCACAAGTTGGTTTATTGGCGTTACAGAACCTAGCGTATGACAAAGTATCACCATACCCACTCGATGTGTTAGGTGCAGAAAGTGAAGGCATGATTGGTTATATGTTGGCGCAAGAGCTGCAAAACCTAATGCCAGATACACAAGTGGCGACTTTGTTAACCCGCATTGAAGTCGATGCCAACGATCCAAGCATGTTGGATCCTTCGAAGTTTGTTGGACCCGTCTACAACGAAGAAGAAGCGGGCATTCTTGCAGAAGCCAACAATTGGATCATGAAGCGAGATGGCGAATTCGTCCGTCGCGTAGTGCCGTCACCTAAACCAATTAGTATATTAGATAAAGTGTCTATCGATACCTTACTTGCGGCCGGGCAGGTCGTGATTTGTTGTGGTGGTGGTGGCATTCCTGTTTGTCGTGCTGAAGTGGGCTACCAAGGTGTAGAAGGCGTGATCGACAAAGATCTTTCAGCCACGTTATTAGCAAAGCAACTCAATGCCGATAAATTATTGATCTTAACCGATGCCGACGCCGTGTATTTAGATTGGGGTACTGATAACCAACGAGCACTGCGTAAGGCAACGCCCACAGAACTGAGTGAATATGATTTCCCCGCCGGTTCAATGGGGCCAAAAGTCGAAGCAGCGACTGACTTTGCCACATTCGGTGGACGTGCCTATATCGGTGCGCTTGAAGAAGGATTAGAAGTATTGGCCGAACGCGCAGGTACATGCGTGAGTATGTAG
- a CDS encoding MauE/DoxX family redox-associated membrane protein: MKIKGYVHRFITCFVFFTVAAIAIKGFFMPENTGLLLIDTGLVPAMYVEPITFAFPFALTVCALLAYFDIASLKPTIFCFTLYTFLAGFAIQQGLNLDCNCYVTGSLESLVYRELEPQFFILLIVTIVACALHVFNTQNPVQNPPYMV, encoded by the coding sequence ATGAAAATCAAAGGATATGTTCATCGCTTCATTACTTGTTTCGTATTTTTTACGGTAGCTGCCATTGCTATAAAAGGCTTTTTTATGCCGGAAAATACAGGTTTACTGCTCATTGATACAGGGCTAGTACCTGCAATGTATGTTGAACCCATAACGTTCGCTTTTCCTTTTGCGTTAACTGTCTGTGCATTACTTGCATATTTTGACATCGCAAGTCTTAAACCCACCATTTTTTGTTTTACGTTATATACATTTTTAGCCGGTTTTGCGATTCAACAAGGGCTAAATTTAGACTGTAACTGCTACGTGACGGGTTCATTAGAATCGTTGGTTTATCGTGAGTTAGAACCGCAGTTTTTCATTCTTTTAATTGTCACTATTGTTGCCTGTGCTTTGCATGTTTTTAATACACAGAATCCGGTACAGAACCCACCTTATATGGTGTAA
- the yqeB gene encoding selenium-dependent molybdenum cofactor biosynthesis protein YqeB, whose translation MNIFSQAAQLEQQNIPFALTNIIDTKGSAPRHSGQMIVKADGSIIGTVGGGMIERYVIEQAIEALQERKPRVVKGRMTRSGPEAMGMDCGGAMTVFIDVFGLRPALLLIGAGHVNRAVAHAAHVLGFDITVADAYEESLSEEHFPEGTKRVLGKTMDDAIDQLTIDKNSFVVIATNHQDQDAITKVVGCDTQYIGLMASRRKVQTLFTHLRKSSVSEAHIQAIHSPIGFNIGAETPDEIAISIMAEVLKVQHQSAGGLMKDDTRVNRHKLVLIRGAGDIATGVAVRLHNSGFKVVMTDIAQPTVIRCTVSFAQCLYGDPVEVEGITAQKARSCEEVFTVLEQGNIPVMVDQECCSLNNLKPTFVVDAILAKRNLGTTKDMAPVTVALGPGFNAGVDCDAVIETNRGHYLGRVIYHGETQANTGIPGNIAGYTHQRVLRAPCNGIMHNHVSLGDIVEEGDVIAHVADSPVVSPLSGMVRGLLNEGLTVTEGFKIGDIDPRGIEADFTTVSDKARAIGGSVLEAMLHLEQTTLS comes from the coding sequence ATGAACATTTTTTCGCAGGCTGCTCAGTTAGAACAACAGAATATTCCATTCGCCCTTACAAACATTATCGATACCAAAGGGTCAGCTCCTCGCCATTCAGGGCAGATGATTGTTAAAGCGGATGGGTCAATCATAGGCACTGTTGGTGGCGGTATGATTGAACGTTATGTTATAGAGCAAGCCATAGAAGCGCTACAAGAACGCAAGCCGCGTGTTGTTAAAGGCAGAATGACCCGTTCAGGTCCCGAAGCAATGGGAATGGATTGTGGTGGTGCAATGACAGTCTTCATTGATGTATTCGGATTACGCCCTGCGTTGTTATTAATAGGTGCAGGGCATGTAAACCGTGCCGTTGCTCATGCTGCCCATGTTTTGGGTTTTGATATTACCGTTGCCGATGCGTATGAAGAAAGCCTGTCAGAAGAACATTTCCCCGAAGGTACAAAGCGTGTTTTGGGTAAAACGATGGATGATGCCATCGACCAACTTACGATTGATAAAAACAGCTTTGTAGTGATAGCCACGAATCATCAAGACCAAGATGCGATCACGAAAGTGGTGGGGTGTGACACCCAATATATTGGTTTAATGGCCAGCCGTCGCAAAGTACAAACCTTATTTACCCATCTACGTAAAAGCAGTGTGAGCGAAGCCCATATTCAAGCGATTCATTCCCCCATTGGATTTAATATCGGTGCAGAAACGCCAGATGAAATTGCCATTAGCATTATGGCTGAAGTGTTAAAAGTTCAACACCAGTCAGCGGGTGGATTAATGAAAGATGATACCCGCGTGAATCGTCATAAATTAGTGTTAATCCGTGGTGCGGGAGATATTGCTACAGGCGTTGCTGTGCGTTTACACAATTCTGGTTTCAAAGTAGTGATGACGGATATTGCCCAGCCAACGGTCATTCGTTGTACCGTTTCTTTTGCTCAATGTTTATATGGCGATCCGGTAGAGGTTGAAGGCATTACCGCCCAGAAAGCACGAAGTTGTGAAGAGGTTTTTACAGTCCTAGAGCAGGGGAATATCCCTGTAATGGTGGATCAAGAATGCTGTTCACTTAATAACCTTAAACCTACTTTTGTCGTTGATGCGATTTTGGCGAAACGTAATCTTGGTACGACTAAAGATATGGCACCCGTCACGGTAGCGTTAGGTCCCGGTTTTAATGCGGGTGTTGACTGCGATGCAGTGATCGAAACTAACCGTGGGCATTACTTGGGTCGTGTGATTTATCACGGTGAAACACAAGCCAATACGGGTATACCGGGCAATATTGCGGGTTATACCCATCAACGGGTTCTTCGTGCACCTTGCAACGGCATTATGCACAACCATGTATCACTTGGTGACATTGTTGAAGAAGGTGATGTTATCGCACATGTTGCAGATAGCCCTGTCGTGTCTCCATTAAGTGGCATGGTAAGAGGGCTATTGAACGAAGGACTCACTGTAACAGAAGGGTTCAAAATTGGTGATATCGATCCTCGTGGTATAGAGGCAGATTTCACGACGGTTTCAGATAAAGCACGTGCCATTGGTGGCAGCGTACTGGAAGCCATGTTGCACCTAGAGCAGACGACATTGAGTTAG
- a CDS encoding response regulator: protein MSKFLIIEDNKVMADVLAQIIRKCITPKEIMKCSTIESAHKALLNSKDNITGIFLDLNIEKRLDGLELLAFIRNNYPTIPISIITSESDTEIVKRTLLCKPQDYLIKPLSVAKVKRSILKFEENKKHKLNMTS from the coding sequence ATGAGCAAGTTCTTGATAATAGAAGACAATAAAGTGATGGCTGATGTATTAGCTCAAATTATTCGAAAATGCATTACTCCTAAGGAGATCATGAAATGTTCAACTATTGAGTCTGCGCATAAGGCACTCTTGAATTCAAAAGACAACATAACAGGCATTTTTTTAGATTTAAACATAGAAAAGCGTCTTGATGGATTAGAGCTTTTAGCCTTCATTCGAAATAATTACCCCACAATACCTATTTCTATCATTACGTCTGAAAGTGATACTGAAATAGTAAAGCGTACTCTTTTATGCAAACCTCAAGATTATTTAATAAAGCCATTATCCGTTGCTAAAGTTAAACGAAGCATATTGAAATTTGAAGAAAACAAAAAACACAAACTGAATATGACTTCATAG
- the nifJ gene encoding pyruvate:ferredoxin (flavodoxin) oxidoreductase translates to MTTNNDLIAKNLSTESVMHTCDGNEATAHIAYRVSEVCAIYPITPSSTMAEFADQWAAEDKRNIWGNIPLIAEMQSEGGAAGTVHGALQSGALTTTFTASQGLMLMLPNMYKIAGELTSAVFHVAARSLAAQGLSIFGDHQDIMAARGTGFALLASSSVQEAHDMALVAHAATLDSRIPFIHFFDGFRTSHEVNKIKMISDAHIREMISDKLVREHRERGLRPDKPFIRGTAQNPDVYFQGRETVNPYYAQTPAIVQQCMDKLGELTGRHYKLLEFHGAPDAEHVVIAMGSGVETIKETVEYLVAQGKKVGVLQVRLYRPLSAEHLLAALPETVTKITVLDRTKEPGANADPLYQDILTALIDNQDMYSAKPNQVMPRLVAGRYGLSSKEFTPAMVKAIFDNLAQDKSKHHFTIGIIDDVMNSHLEYDPAFDIESNDVVRAMFYGLGADGTVGANKNTIKIIGDDPNYFAQGYFVYDSKKSGSQTESHLRFGHHPINSPYLIQSANFVACHQSTFVESTDMLAKAADKATFLLNTTVPVDKVWDSLPARMQQQLIDRHMSLHVIDAYKVGRDTGMGTRINTIMQTCFFALSGVLDKDVAIAKIKKAIEKTYARKGPEVVQKNFAAVDHTLAHLYQVEVQQKVTATSQPKPVVSALAPEFVQQVTAQMMAGKGDLIPVSMLPVDGTYPSGTTQWEKRNIAQKIPVWESQDCIQCGNCSIVCPHAAIRAKFYDKSILEQAPDGFKSAGITARGFPDTRYTLQVYAEDCTGCTLCVDACPMVIQEASDGQPERKAINMEIKAPYMEQEKQNLEFFETIAYNDRSRIDFSNVRGAQFLHPLFEFSGACSGCGETPYLKLMSQLFGDRLMIANATGCSSIYGGNLPTTPWSKNADGRGPAWANSLFEDNAEFGFGFRLAAVKQHEMAKQLLVENKESLDSQLVDELLHAEQQTESDIQSQIKRVDKLKTQLKTLGTESALNLISVADQLIRRSIWIVGGDGWAYDIGSSGLDHVLASGADVNVLVMDTEVYSNTGGQMSKSTPLGAVAKFATAGKQATKKDVAMQAISYNNVYVARVALGADPQQVLLAMREAEAYHGPSIIIAYSHCIAHGINMEEGLHQQQLAVKSGHWPLFRYNPDLRDVDENPFSLDTLRPSIPLAEYRYNEARYQILRRTHPEVAADITARAQKVAERKWQLYEELATRKQGSIAPHVELENND, encoded by the coding sequence ATGACAACGAACAACGATCTTATCGCTAAAAACTTATCGACAGAATCTGTTATGCACACTTGTGACGGTAACGAAGCCACGGCACATATTGCTTATCGTGTTAGTGAAGTCTGTGCTATTTACCCAATAACGCCATCTTCGACCATGGCGGAATTTGCCGATCAATGGGCCGCCGAAGACAAGCGTAATATCTGGGGTAATATTCCTCTTATTGCTGAAATGCAAAGTGAAGGTGGCGCAGCAGGTACCGTCCATGGTGCACTACAAAGTGGGGCACTAACCACAACATTTACCGCCTCTCAAGGCTTAATGTTAATGCTGCCAAACATGTATAAAATTGCAGGGGAACTTACTTCTGCGGTATTCCATGTCGCAGCCCGTTCGCTAGCGGCACAGGGTTTATCAATCTTTGGTGACCATCAAGATATTATGGCAGCGCGTGGTACTGGTTTTGCGTTGTTGGCATCATCGTCGGTACAAGAAGCCCATGATATGGCGCTGGTGGCTCATGCAGCTACTCTTGATTCTCGCATTCCCTTCATTCACTTTTTTGATGGTTTTAGAACCTCGCATGAAGTAAATAAAATCAAGATGATTTCTGATGCTCATATCAGAGAAATGATTTCAGATAAGTTAGTACGCGAACATCGGGAGAGAGGCTTAAGACCCGATAAACCGTTTATTCGTGGTACAGCACAAAACCCAGATGTTTATTTCCAAGGTCGTGAAACGGTTAATCCGTATTATGCTCAAACGCCTGCGATTGTGCAGCAATGTATGGATAAACTGGGTGAGTTAACGGGGCGTCATTATAAGTTACTGGAATTCCATGGCGCACCAGATGCTGAACATGTCGTCATTGCGATGGGATCCGGTGTTGAAACCATTAAAGAAACGGTCGAATATTTAGTGGCGCAAGGCAAAAAGGTGGGTGTATTACAAGTACGCCTCTATCGTCCGTTATCTGCAGAGCATCTGTTGGCTGCACTGCCTGAAACAGTAACGAAAATCACCGTGCTTGATCGCACCAAAGAACCGGGTGCCAATGCTGATCCGCTGTATCAAGACATACTGACTGCTTTGATCGATAATCAAGATATGTATAGTGCTAAGCCTAATCAGGTAATGCCGCGATTAGTGGCTGGCCGTTATGGTTTATCGAGCAAAGAATTTACGCCCGCGATGGTCAAAGCTATTTTCGATAACCTTGCACAAGATAAATCGAAGCATCATTTTACGATCGGTATTATTGATGATGTGATGAACTCGCACCTTGAATACGATCCCGCTTTCGATATTGAATCCAACGACGTTGTTCGCGCGATGTTCTACGGGCTTGGTGCCGATGGTACGGTCGGGGCAAATAAAAACACCATTAAGATAATCGGGGACGATCCTAATTACTTCGCGCAAGGTTACTTTGTATATGATTCTAAAAAGTCAGGATCGCAAACTGAGTCACACCTGCGTTTTGGTCATCACCCAATTAATAGCCCGTATTTGATTCAATCGGCGAACTTTGTGGCGTGCCACCAATCAACGTTTGTTGAAAGTACAGACATGTTGGCAAAAGCCGCTGATAAAGCAACGTTCTTACTCAATACCACGGTTCCTGTAGATAAGGTGTGGGATAGTTTACCTGCCAGAATGCAGCAGCAATTAATTGATCGTCACATGAGCCTGCATGTTATTGATGCCTACAAAGTAGGGCGTGATACGGGTATGGGCACGCGCATTAATACGATTATGCAAACCTGCTTTTTTGCGCTCTCTGGTGTGTTAGATAAAGACGTCGCCATTGCGAAAATTAAAAAAGCGATCGAAAAAACCTATGCCCGTAAAGGTCCCGAAGTGGTACAGAAAAACTTCGCGGCGGTCGATCATACTTTAGCGCATTTATACCAAGTAGAGGTTCAGCAGAAAGTAACAGCAACCAGCCAGCCTAAACCTGTTGTTTCTGCACTGGCACCTGAATTTGTACAGCAAGTGACAGCACAAATGATGGCAGGAAAAGGGGATTTAATTCCTGTTTCTATGCTTCCAGTCGATGGCACTTATCCGTCGGGCACCACTCAGTGGGAAAAACGTAACATTGCCCAGAAAATACCGGTTTGGGAATCGCAAGATTGTATTCAGTGCGGTAACTGTAGCATTGTCTGCCCACATGCTGCGATTCGTGCCAAGTTCTACGATAAATCTATTCTTGAACAGGCTCCAGATGGGTTCAAATCGGCAGGTATTACTGCCCGTGGTTTCCCAGATACCCGTTATACCTTGCAGGTGTATGCCGAAGATTGCACAGGATGTACGTTGTGTGTTGATGCTTGCCCAATGGTCATCCAAGAAGCGAGTGACGGGCAGCCTGAACGCAAAGCGATAAACATGGAAATTAAAGCGCCGTATATGGAGCAAGAGAAACAGAATCTTGAATTCTTTGAAACCATTGCTTATAACGATCGGTCTCGTATCGATTTCTCTAATGTGCGTGGCGCGCAGTTCTTGCATCCGTTATTTGAATTTTCGGGTGCGTGTTCAGGTTGTGGTGAAACGCCTTACCTTAAATTGATGTCTCAGTTATTTGGTGATCGCTTAATGATTGCCAATGCGACAGGGTGTTCGTCAATTTACGGGGGTAACTTACCCACCACACCATGGTCGAAAAATGCTGATGGTCGTGGCCCAGCATGGGCAAACTCGTTGTTTGAAGATAATGCCGAATTTGGTTTTGGCTTCCGACTCGCGGCGGTCAAACAGCACGAGATGGCGAAGCAATTGCTGGTGGAGAATAAGGAATCGCTCGATTCACAGTTAGTCGATGAGCTACTGCATGCCGAGCAGCAAACCGAAAGCGATATTCAGAGCCAAATTAAACGGGTTGATAAACTAAAAACACAGCTTAAAACTCTGGGTACAGAATCAGCCTTAAATCTAATCTCGGTAGCCGATCAGCTTATTCGCCGTTCTATCTGGATAGTGGGTGGTGATGGTTGGGCATATGATATTGGCTCAAGTGGCTTAGACCATGTATTAGCCAGTGGCGCTGATGTTAACGTGTTGGTGATGGATACTGAAGTGTATTCAAATACTGGCGGTCAAATGTCGAAATCGACCCCATTGGGCGCGGTAGCGAAGTTTGCCACCGCAGGAAAACAAGCCACCAAGAAAGACGTCGCGATGCAGGCTATTTCTTACAACAACGTGTATGTTGCTCGCGTTGCCTTAGGTGCCGATCCTCAGCAGGTGTTGTTAGCGATGCGAGAAGCAGAAGCGTATCACGGTCCTTCTATTATTATTGCTTACAGCCACTGTATTGCGCATGGCATTAATATGGAAGAGGGATTACATCAACAGCAATTAGCAGTGAAATCAGGCCACTGGCCGTTGTTCCGTTATAATCCGGACTTACGAGATGTTGATGAAAACCCATTTTCATTAGATACATTACGGCCAAGTATTCCATTGGCTGAGTATCGTTATAATGAAGCGCGTTATCAAATTCTTCGTAGAACTCACCCTGAAGTCGCTGCTGATATTACAGCCCGCGCGCAGAAAGTGGCAGAGCGTAAATGGCAGCTTTATGAGGAATTAGCGACTCGAAAACAAGGGTCAATTGCCCCGCATGTTGAGTTAGAAAATAATGATTAA
- the mocA gene encoding molybdenum cofactor cytidylyltransferase — translation MKQKHLDCVMPAAGLSSRMGDWKLMLPYRQHTILDESIENALLFCSRVIVVAGHRHEELVKHYCRHDNVLVVINSHYQQGMFSSIQVGVEHVESEHFFICHGDMPCVPADIYQQVWALKDQCTVFPGTLNKPGHPVLLPNNMIDIIKNAPITSKMKPLIMAHTVKYLGLKCDEIYLDIDTPDAYQSLIKTQ, via the coding sequence ATGAAACAGAAGCATCTTGATTGTGTAATGCCTGCCGCTGGATTATCGTCACGGATGGGTGACTGGAAATTAATGCTACCTTACCGCCAGCATACAATCCTTGATGAGAGTATCGAAAACGCACTCCTTTTTTGTTCACGTGTGATCGTTGTCGCGGGTCATCGGCATGAAGAGTTAGTGAAACATTATTGTCGTCACGATAATGTACTGGTCGTGATCAACTCTCATTATCAACAAGGCATGTTCAGTTCCATTCAAGTAGGCGTTGAACATGTAGAAAGTGAACATTTCTTTATTTGTCATGGTGATATGCCATGTGTTCCCGCAGACATTTATCAGCAAGTATGGGCACTTAAAGATCAATGTACTGTTTTCCCCGGTACATTAAACAAGCCTGGACACCCTGTTTTATTACCCAACAACATGATTGATATAATAAAAAATGCACCGATTACCAGCAAAATGAAACCCTTAATTATGGCGCATACTGTGAAGTATCTCGGTTTGAAATGTGATGAAATATATTTAGATATTGATACGCCAGATGCGTATCAATCGTTAATCAAAACGCAGTAA
- the hydA gene encoding dihydropyrimidinase — protein sequence MKQSIHSANRPVDNDVRPILIVNGIVVDAHSESKKQILIIDGKIAKVAHTIDDYPKGTKVIDAARLYVMPGGIDVHTHFNIDAGFTRSIDDFYTGTRSAACGGTTMVIDHMGFGPKGCNLHHQLSVYKDYAGDNAVIDYSFHGVIQHVNDEILAEMASMVEEEGISSFKLYLTYGYKLDDDSVLRALTQLNKVNALTTVHPENDAAIALRRTQLLEAGKTAPKYHAISRPLECEAEAIGRMINLARLADNAPLYIVHLSNGLGLDYIRLARQNKQPVWAETCPQYLLLDERCYERDDALKFILSPPLRPTAEREKLWQGLMDGSIDTVATDHCSFTYHEQKQRGKDNFSACPNGMPGVETRMPLLFSEGVMAGRITPSRFVELTSYMPAKLFGLYPQKGSFDIGADADIVLFDPKENVTVTHDLLHDNTDYTPFESIESHGWPVMTLSRGNVVACMGEFMGKAGNGRFVHRKPFSTQHVSTSEFSTEQTSAHHGGEKE from the coding sequence ATGAAACAGAGCATTCATTCTGCAAACCGTCCGGTCGACAACGATGTTCGCCCAATCTTAATCGTTAACGGTATTGTTGTAGACGCTCATAGCGAAAGTAAAAAACAGATCTTAATTATTGATGGCAAGATTGCCAAGGTTGCTCATACCATCGATGATTACCCCAAAGGCACTAAAGTGATTGATGCCGCGCGATTATACGTGATGCCGGGTGGTATCGATGTACATACCCATTTCAATATTGATGCAGGGTTTACCCGTAGCATCGATGATTTTTATACAGGTACTCGATCGGCAGCTTGTGGTGGTACAACCATGGTTATCGACCACATGGGGTTTGGACCTAAAGGGTGTAACCTGCATCACCAACTTAGTGTTTATAAAGACTATGCTGGTGATAACGCCGTTATTGATTACAGCTTTCATGGTGTTATTCAGCACGTAAATGATGAGATTCTTGCCGAAATGGCGTCTATGGTCGAAGAAGAAGGTATTTCGAGCTTCAAGCTCTATCTTACTTATGGCTATAAATTAGATGATGACTCAGTACTGCGCGCATTAACGCAGTTAAATAAAGTGAATGCGCTAACAACGGTTCATCCAGAAAACGATGCTGCAATTGCATTACGTCGTACTCAACTGTTGGAAGCCGGTAAAACCGCCCCGAAATACCATGCCATCAGCCGTCCGCTAGAGTGCGAAGCAGAAGCTATTGGTCGAATGATAAATCTTGCACGATTAGCCGATAATGCACCGTTATATATCGTCCACTTATCCAATGGATTAGGGCTGGACTACATTCGCTTAGCCCGCCAAAACAAACAACCTGTATGGGCGGAAACCTGCCCTCAGTATTTGTTACTGGATGAACGTTGTTACGAACGTGACGATGCATTGAAATTCATTTTAAGCCCACCATTACGCCCAACTGCAGAACGTGAAAAATTATGGCAAGGCCTTATGGATGGCAGTATTGATACCGTTGCGACCGATCATTGCTCGTTTACTTATCATGAGCAAAAACAACGCGGGAAAGACAATTTTAGTGCCTGTCCAAATGGCATGCCTGGCGTCGAAACGCGTATGCCATTGCTCTTCTCTGAGGGTGTGATGGCAGGGCGAATTACGCCAAGCCGTTTTGTGGAATTAACCAGTTATATGCCAGCAAAGCTGTTTGGATTGTATCCACAGAAAGGCAGTTTTGATATTGGTGCTGATGCTGACATTGTGCTGTTTGATCCGAAAGAGAATGTCACAGTCACACATGATTTATTGCACGATAATACTGATTACACCCCGTTTGAATCAATAGAAAGCCATGGCTGGCCTGTAATGACGTTAAGCCGTGGCAATGTAGTGGCGTGCATGGGTGAATTTATGGGGAAAGCTGGGAATGGCCGCTTTGTTCACCGCAAACCTTTCTCAACGCAACATGTTTCAACGAGTGAATTCTCAACGGAGCAAACCTCTGCGCATCATGGTGGTGAGAAAGAGTAA
- the yqeC gene encoding selenium cofactor biosynthesis protein YqeC, translating into MIPNSLITQPSTPFVIALVGGGGKTSTAFWLAQEYKKRGHYVFVSTTTKMYLPERHQADYFISSTDLINKDSVLSTDKSNNQIDSQPINSSSPFDLESPQNVMETPLLVSRLQPKKSEPSITFCYQEIINETSATDKKKVAGITPEWVDKLKNDSPFTVFIIEADGAKCLPIKAPSGHEPCIPLSSDMVIGVTGAEVIHTQASSERIHRWNVFSALTQCSEGDDMDHRVFSHLIADPQGMFKQAPKHAIKIWLINKVDLACSYSTVKQLAKRVITDNQKLDEIWLAAMCDHTPIRDIVTR; encoded by the coding sequence ATGATCCCAAATAGTCTTATTACTCAGCCTTCGACCCCTTTTGTTATCGCCTTAGTGGGCGGCGGCGGTAAAACATCAACAGCATTTTGGTTAGCGCAAGAATATAAAAAGCGTGGGCATTATGTATTCGTTAGTACAACCACCAAAATGTATTTACCAGAGAGACATCAGGCTGACTATTTTATTAGCAGTACCGATTTGATTAATAAAGATAGTGTTTTAAGTACTGATAAATCAAACAATCAAATTGATAGTCAGCCTATTAACAGCTCTTCACCTTTTGATCTCGAATCGCCTCAAAATGTGATGGAAACACCTTTACTAGTATCACGACTTCAACCAAAAAAATCAGAGCCTTCTATCACTTTTTGCTATCAAGAAATAATAAATGAGACATCAGCAACGGATAAAAAAAAGGTAGCAGGGATCACGCCAGAATGGGTCGATAAGCTGAAAAATGACTCGCCTTTCACAGTTTTTATTATTGAAGCTGATGGTGCTAAGTGTTTGCCAATAAAGGCACCTTCTGGGCATGAGCCTTGCATTCCTCTTAGTTCAGATATGGTCATTGGTGTTACAGGTGCAGAGGTTATTCATACTCAGGCAAGCTCCGAGAGAATTCATAGATGGAACGTATTCTCTGCACTGACTCAATGCTCGGAAGGTGATGATATGGATCACCGAGTATTTAGTCATTTGATTGCAGATCCACAAGGAATGTTTAAGCAAGCGCCCAAACATGCCATCAAGATTTGGTTAATAAATAAAGTAGACCTTGCGTGTTCTTATTCCACTGTAAAACAGTTGGCGAAAAGGGTCATAACAGACAACCAGAAACTTGATGAAATTTGGCTTGCTGCGATGTGCGATCACACGCCAATAAGAGATATTGTAACGAGGTAG